The sequence below is a genomic window from Setaria italica strain Yugu1 chromosome IV, Setaria_italica_v2.0, whole genome shotgun sequence.
TCTCATCATCAATTAACTCTATTTTGGATACCTCATGGATGCAAAATGTGTGATATCCTACCTCCTCCTCTATGATTGCTTTAGTACTCACCATTATTTCGATCAGTATTCCGAGCTACCTGCTAAGATGTTTGGTAGCTACTAATGCTGATCAACAAATGTAGTCACGTGCTGTAGACACACGCCATTCAACCACCATTATAAGGGCTGTTAATATATTTGCACGAAGCATTGTTGCATTCCTTGCATTCTATCATACCAATGTTGCCATAGACACCAAATAAAACTTGTGATAGGGCGCGCAAAGCGCGCGTCATGTTCTGGTGGCGCTAACGACGACATAAAAGAGTGATCGGATCCCGATGGTCCATCGACCCCTGCGACCAAGAGCAAGTGCAAGCAGGCGTTTGGATCACCAAGAGCCTGTTCCCAAAACGGGTAATGGAGCCAGTAAACCATGGTCCACGCTCTACCAACTCTTTTTGATTCACCTGATGAACCATCAAAAAGGAAATCCTCATCTTATAACAAAATTAAATCGTAGCTAGGCCTGAATTATGTTTGGAACGTAAGAACTTTGCAGCGTCCAGGAACTTTCGTCTTCAGAATAAGAAAACCTCATCTAGAGGTTCACTCTCACTCTCAGTCTCTCACTGCTGATGGACGCGCGCATGCTTCCCGACAAATAATGTTGGTTTACAGTAAACAAGGACGGTGGTTAACTTCACCTAGTCAAGTTGCTCATTTCTTTTAGTTTGGTCAACCCAGCCACTTCTCCCAGTTCAAGACAGTCATGTTTGGCTTGGCTTGGGATCGATCTTCCTGTTGCCGGACCATAAACATGACGAGTAATAAACAATGTTGGTGACAAGCTAGTTTGGCGCCACAGATGCAGGCCAGGCTCCATCCGTGAGGGGATTTTCACCGTCTCCGGATTATCGATCGACAAACCAATCCTAGTACATGGCTAGCGGTACTGAAGATTGAGATTGTGCCTCTGGACCAGCATTCTGTCCCTAATCAAACGTTATTTTCATGCCTCTGGACCAGCATTCTGTCTtgcagctctctctctctctctctctctctctctctctctctctctctctctctctctctctctctctctctctctctctctctcaatgaaGCTGAAGGCTGCAGCTCGTCCAAGCAGAGTTACCGTACCCCTGGCTTCTGAATCTAGCGACAATTACCACACTGATTCTCAGACGTCCTTTCAGTGAGATAATACCACACTGATCGACATCACAGGTCTGTTACTAATCTGTCCGTCGTTTTAAAAAACGATGAGGCACAAGACGCTAAAGCAGAAGATCTGTAATCTgttaggagttttttttttatgaaagatCTGTAATCTGTTAGGAGTTAGGACTAGTAGTTGGCATTGTTGTCTGATAGCCGGTTTTGGTATCCCCCTTGGTTGCGTGGAGGTAGCGATTTTCTCCGGGGACAGGAACGAAGACCTGGGCGTAGTAATTCTGTTCGGATCCCGAGGCGATCGAGATTGCCCCGGCCGTGGAGGCCGGGAAGCGGCGGTGGTCGGCACGGCGTCCGCAGGTGGCCGGCCAGGGcagcgcgccccgccgccgccgccggagccggccacggccacggccacggccgcgcGCGTGGTCGTCACGGCACGTCGCGCCCTCACGTGCGCCTCATTACTCTATGCTAGCTAGAGGCTGCCTGCCACTGCCAGCAACCAGTGTACGCTGCGTGCTGCGTGACTAGTAGATTATGGGATGAAGATGCCTGCGCTGCCCCTGCTGGAATCTTTGTTCTTCCGATAAGGACAGCCAGCCTGACGCCCATTTTTTCCTCCAGTGTCCAAACAACGAGATTTTCGAATTTCGATCGATTTTGAGCCCGGTAACGCTGCGAATTTGTGATCCAGATCGACAATGTTTTGAAGCCTTGGACAGTTGAACGTTTAGAACAGAGCTGCAGAAACTGCACACGTCGCGGATTCAGAAAAGGGCGGTTTCTTTTCCCGGAACTGGACTGGACCGCTCCCTCTGCGCGTACCAGACCTGTCAAGATACGTACCCGTCAAATCATTCACACGCTTTTGAAACAGCAGGATCGTAGAGCACCAGTACCCTGTCTCTGTATCTGTACCAAGTCACTTCAAGTTCACATGCGTTCGCAGGGACAGACGCTGACACGCATGCACGAGTGTAGTAGTCGTGTAGCTGTACCGTCCGGGCACACACGGATCGATGTATTCAGCGTACGTGTAAAGTTTTTCCCTCTCGTTGCAGTACAAATGCTGTACTCGTaggacatatatatatatatatatatatatatatatatatatatatacacacatatatatatacttatatatatttatacataCATCATATATGAGCTTGATTTTGATGTGCCAACAAGTTATCTTGACGTGGAGGACACCGTTGCTGTCCGTCCTGGCTGGTACTTGCATTGGCTACTTGCTGGATGCTGGGTGGGAGACCTGAAATTCCGGGGCAGTAAAATATTCTTTCTGCAATTCTGCACCCACCAAGATCTTTTGGGGATCCCAGCCCTCAGTTTTGTAGTCTTGTGCCTGCTGCCTCCTGCCTGCTGGATGAAGTGATCATGTGACCTGGTACTGTATGCATAGGAGTAGGGGTAAGCTAGCAGCTAGAGCTAGCTAGCTGTGTCCTAGATTGGCAAGATATACAGGTTGCTTGTTCTGGACCTATACGGCCTGTCGAAATACCAAGCGATGTACGCGCTGAATGATGAGCTCATCATCACACGCTGACAGGAGTACGAGGTCCAAGATTGTGAATACATGTCCCGTCCGTGTCCGAATCTTGATGCATAATATGGTAGTTACAAGTTGCAACAAGTGTCTTCATGTAGCACTGCAACTTGGATAGCACAAGAAGTGCCTGTATTCAAGCTGCCTCTGTCCTAGCGTTGCAAGATACCGATCGGATACAATTCTCACGAGTAAATTTCGTGCATCTGTGTGTGCCACTTGGGCGTGTACGGCCGTGTGAAAATACTGGTGATCTAGGCATTCACTGGCTAGCTCGAAATGGCGGATAGTAGGCCAATCACGCACGCGCACTTATGGACGTGCTGGTCGGAGCACACGGGGTTACCTTGCAATACAGTGCAAAACACAGCAAACCCATTTTACCCCCGGCCTCGATCGATGTACCGTGGCGATAGCGTTCTCACAGAATCTCTGTAGTACCGGGGCAGTGAGATTGCGCCATGCACGCCGCACGCGTACGCGTACGTCTCGCGTACCCTGCCGAGTGCTGACACGGGGGCAGCGCGTACAAAAAGTTAGCATGTACTGCGTGTCGCACGTGAGTTACTGCGAGTTTGCACTACTGAACAGCGGTAAATGTACAAGTTCGTCCAAGTACTAGGTCTACTGAATTTCTGCATATGCGTAAATGGAAGTAAAGAAGTAAAACAGAGGCGTTTGGAGTTACTGCACAtctctccctcccccccccccccagtataagggtatcatggtATACAAATGGCATCACTGTAATATTTTTTGATACTAAAGTCTAAAAGATCATTacatttgaaatatcacttttttataatataataattactaaattatctaTAATTATAATAAATAAgtagatcttatatatactatatgcCACTAAgtggtagtattgtgtaccgtaaaagagctcggGAATAGGGAGAATCAACTCACGTAGGGAGTGGGCGGATCTCCTGCCAACCAATCCGCTCCAGCAGCTGtaggtctgttcgcttcagcttattcagccggcttatcagccaccaaacaatatttttctttcacaacaaatcagccgtttcagcttttcggagacttataagctgaagcgaacaggcccacagCGTGACCGCCGATGGCTGAAAATTTTGGGGCCCACACAAGATAAACAAGCATCGAGCTCAGAAAGCCGCAGAGTACTAGCATCGATATGGGACCCACCAGGCTCACTCCAAGTGGAGTTGCGAGCAAATGAAGACCGCCGGCGCACTCACACGCAGTTACAAAATCATTTTCTTTACTGACGGGAGCACGGGAGGTATGTGTACATTCGCCGATGCCAGCAATTTTGATCCAATTATCGCCCCGCTGCGGGTGTGATATTCGATGCTTCAATCCTCCTCTTTGTTTACAGGGTATCGGTTTTCTGGNNNNNNNNNNNNNNNNNNNNNNNNNNNNNNNNNNNNNNNNNNNNNNNNNNNNNNNNNNNNNNNNNNNNNNNNNNNNNNNNNNNNNNNNNNNNNNNNNNNNCACACTACCACAGCTAGCTTTGCGCTTGCAAACGcaagtattttttttgtgtCTGAGGGGTTCGTGTGCACCTTCTATTACAAGGAAACCGGCGCGGTGACGcgtcgtcatcggctcgtcgcggTGGACAGCAACGTGTAAAAATGCGTCGTTGCTTGGGCATGTGTACTTGCTTGTAGCAGCGGCATCTGCTGTTACCGAACAAAGCAGGGTGGGGGCCACGGGATGGGAATTGAACGTAGCCCAGTCGTTCTGAGACGGACGTCGCGGGTGTGGCCAAAGCATACCGGGGCCGAAAATGTTTGAAGGCGTTGGGGGCAGCGGTGCTCGGAGCCACACGTCAGGCGACACCTCTGCGAAAGAGCCCAAACCGCACGATGCTGTCCAGCTAGACCCATGACATGAGCCTTTTTAATTTTCCGCAAATTTAACGGAATTGAACAAATTCATGTGAAATTCTCGCTCCCGGGATCATAATCATCCAAACATAAGCTCATCTGCATCCAACATTTGTTCTAGACGCTAAGTACTACAACTAGAACTTGCTTACCACTCTCTCCATTATAAAATGTAAGGCATTTCAGTTTTATCCTTAATCGAATTTCTCTAACTTTTACCAAGtttgttgaaaaaaaaacataacgtGCAGCGCCATATTAGTCTTATAAATTAAAATCAACCATGAACAGTGTATTTATTTTGAATTTGTAATATGTATGAATTTATTTTTCTACGAACTAGGTAAAAGTTATGACAAAACTAGAAACAACATCAATAAATTTTAGAACGAGCAGGACATTATTTGACACTTAGTAGGCCTACTGCTATAAATACGTGCCGTCTTCGACATGGACACGTCTCGCTAAGACCAAACAGTACCGGTGAGAGTTACAGGCATGTCTGCGTGCGTGCACGCGTACGAGCACATCATTAACCCCGCGGACGTGACCACACCCCGACCGGgcgcgctcgcccgcccgctTTGGCTCGTGTCGCGCCAGTGCTCCTCCGCCTTTAGCTTTTGCGCGGTCAAAAAGCGGCCGCCGGGTGAGGCTCCAGGCTCCCCTCTCTTTCTCCGATTGTGCGCGACCGCGACCGCGACGCCACGCCCGGCGCACGCGAGGACAGCTCGGCAGCCCGCGGCCGCGGCACATGGCCAGCTGCGCCCTCACTTGGCTGCTTGCTGTCCATGGGTTTAGTTGCGCACGCGAACTGCCACTGCAAGCATGCGCGTGTGAGCCTCGGATTGCATCtgtgcagaaaaaaaaaaagccttgCCATGGCCCTGATGAACCAACGCATCGATGCAGTATCGTTTCTGATGTGTGACATGAACTGTCTACTAGGAGGATGGGGATGAGGTACTAGCTAGTGCCCCGTAGGCTCTAGGCAAGGCATAAAGTGACCATCTGTCAGCTACGGTACTGTTGTCGTGTGACCTCACGGTCAGAGACGAGACGAGAgagacaaaaataaaaagaggtCTCCATGACATCCTGTGGATGGAGGAGGAACACACAACACCGGAGAACAGATCGGATGAGCGTGTGATCCGGACATGCATCAAACTTGCTTTCTGTAGCTTccatcccctctctctctctctctcccctcccatCTCTCACTAGCCGGTCAAGCTCAAGCATGCATATCCAAATCCTTTTTCGAGTTCCTGTGCCTTCTAAGACTTCTCCTATTTATGTCACCTTTACCTAATTATtactagggccatgtttagttactcccaacttccaactttgacactatgcaaaaagaagattccccatcacatcaaacttgcggtacatgtatggagtactaaatgtagatgaaattaaaaagtaattgtacagttttgttgtactttacgagacgaatcttttgagcctaattagttaatatttggacaataattcacaaatacaaacgaaacgctacagtgtgctacagtgctgtaacagtaatttggcacctcccaaattggccaactaaacaaggcctaggctAGGCTGTCGCAGAGCAGATGTATCTTTCATGGTTGGGTTTAGTCCTCCTCGGATTAATGCCGCCCTCGCCCAGTTAACAAAGTGCACGTCACCAACGGTTGGTGTACCGGCCAAATTCTGCTCCTGCTCCGGGTGATGAGCAATCTCTCTGGCTCAGGGACTCGTGGAGTGCCGACAGCAAGATTCTAGCAAAGACAAGACAGTGATCCgccgagagagagaggaagacgACGGAACTGCAGATGGGCGTGTGATTTGTCCCGGTATTAGTAGCCTAATCATGGCCTAATGCTGGTCCCTTGGCACTTGGCAGGGGATTGGATGGATATCTAGGTGCTCACCAGCTAGGCTGCAACTTGTCTGCCGAGGAATGGGACAGGAATTTGGGGTGGGGGAGGCAGGATCTTGCTTACTAATGATGCCACCCTTGTTAAATTCTTAATCCTACTCCTAATCTGCAACCACCGCTTAATCAAGTGCCTCCGTGACCAGTAGATGACACCCATCAATTCCGTCCACACACACTGACGATCAAttcagagaagaaaaatccCAGCAAACAAATAGGATTGTTCATCTTAACTAATTGTCTCTCGCCACACACCTAATCCGGTGTACTTAATTTGGCAATGACCGGGCAACATCAGGCACCAAACCGAGCACGAGTCCAAGTCCAACCCATCGAGGTGACCTGAGCCTCTACAGTGGTCATTCCGACGCGACCAATCGGCGGCAGGCAGCCGAACGAAGTAATGCCCTCGACAGCGAATGATTTGACCACATCTTTACACGCCTGTCGGTCCAAATCATTCAACGACACTTGAACTAATCGCCGAGCTAGAACTGCCGATGATTTTCTCTTCGCCTTGCTTGCTGTTATCTTTTTCCGTCTGCGATGGACCCTGTCAACAGGCGAAGATCCAATCGGAGAACCGACAGAAAAATTCAAGCCTTGATAACTGCAGAAAAAGTGATCATCGATCTGTCTGTCAGTCAAGGTGATTTGTTGATCGGTCAAGCTCAACAACGGCAGCAGTAGCGAGAAATGGCTTTGAATTCGTGTCATCTCGTTTTGTTTCTTAAAAGGAAAAGTTTGGCCTGTTCGATCCTCGTCATCCAACCCATGTGTGTTTGGGACGAATATAAATGGGAGATTGATGGGCACCGTATTTGGGTTTGGGCGGTGGTTGAACGAGAGATTTTGACAGCATCGCaaacggcagcagcagcgcggcATGTACGTCAGAATTTTAGAGCGTGTCGAGGACACGCCGGCAACTTGATCCATTTGCGTTCGTGATCGgtgctctcttcttcttcttgaaattTGACGAGGATGATGCGCACCGTGCATGCGGCTCAGCTCGCCCTCCTTATTCTTCAGGGCGTACTTGTGCGAGTCCGTGACTTCGAGTGATTAAACCACGACCTTCTCCCCAATGGAAAATAATATCTAAACAGATTTGTGATTTCACTTTCTACTTTGTGCGCAATAGTCACGTGCAAAGTTATTTCATAGGATAGTTCAATTTTACGAGTGAGCCATCCAAACATTGTTTGGTATGGCGCCTCCTCAAAAAAACGGAAAGTAAAAAAAACGTCGTTTGGTAGCCTTTCTCGATCATATGCTTTTGAATGGAAATGGTCCATCCACATAGTCATGCACATAGTTAATATTAGTGCTGAGTTGAGTTGTATGTTGTGTGGCGCGTGTGTTCATGTGTTGGTCCAACTTCTTTTTCCGAAACACAATGCAGACATAGACCTTACATATATGCACGCGTACTTAGTCATATATTACACGCACACTCTACCCTACCCTATAAGCTGATAAGCACCTCAAAGAAATCGAGTCAGCAAATTCTTAAGGTTGAGAGTTACTGCTATCGTCTGACTGTTGATGCTGCATGTTCTAGCGCCTAATACGTGCCTCTTCCTATTTTAATATAATCAcatcttttaaaaaatatagaTGTTACGCGCGCCACATGATTTGAAATGGTAAGGACGTTTTCCATTCAATTTTCAAAGACAACGTTAGTTCGCGATGAGATGTTAGGGCGAAAACACACCGCCACCACCCAGCTCCAACAGAAACTCGCAACTCGTTTGATCCCCCACCGCCGAGGTGAACTCTTGTGCGCGTAGCATGAtagcgctgctgctgcttttgccGGTTTTCCAAGGAAGATCACTGCTGCGCTGCATGGTCGAGCCAGCTACCCCCCGGGCGGATGGATGGACATGGGCTGAGAAGGGAGCAAAGCGACCGTCACATGCCGCCGGGCGAGCTGGCAAGCGCGTGAGTCCGAGCGCGAGCAGCAGAGCGATGGGCACCCGGACCCGACCGGGGCGCCCCGTGCGCGCCGGCCACGCGACGCGGATCCCGAGGCGACCGACGGCCCCCGCGCCCCGACCAAAGCATCTCGCGATCCCATCCGATCGCGCCCTCTCCTCCCGGCGCCACACGTGGCTTGGCCACCATCGGTCGCACGAGCGCGCTAGCTTCCGATGGCCGCACACCACCATTCCTGCATTCCACGACCTGCGCTAACTGAAGCTGAAGCTGaacgtctctctctctctctctctctctctctctctctctctctctctctctctctctctctctctctctctctctctctctgctttgTACTATTCGTCATGAGAAtcgctgcaggctgcagcagttTCATTTCGGAAGAAAGACTCACGGATTTGCTGCGTTTTGTGAAATCTTCATGCTTGAGGTCACGAGAAAGCTGTGGAAATATGCCGCTGGTCATGTAAATCCGTTTGAGCTCAACTGGTGCGTTGTtagatttgatttttttttcaaggcaGCTATTAAAAAAACTTTTGATACTTGATaattaaaatagaaaatacCATACGCACAAACTTATATATATAGCTATACTACAAGCTTAGCCACGTACGTACGACGACACGAGTCTGGGGGAAAATAAATATAAGATGAAAACAACACGACTTGTTGATTTTGTAGGTTTGGCGTGTGGTCCCGTTTATTTAGTTCCTTTTGAGAGAAAACAAAAGAGCTTGTTAGAGAAGAGAAGGCCAATGAGACAGCAATGGATATAATGGTATAATGATGCAGCAAATCGTGCGCAAAATATCATTACCCCTGGCACTTTGGGTTGTGCAACTGAAAAGTAATAATAAACAATTAATTAATCCACTAACCAGGAGTTAGTACTACTAGTAGGCAGTGGTACTTGCTTGAGATGCAGAGCTGCCTTGACTGCTTTTCTCTCTCCCTAGGTCCCTAccctttctctctctatttttGCCCCCATGTCAGCTGCAGTCTGGGGGAATCTGAGCCTGCTGCTCACCTGAGAGCCTGTGGGGAGGCAAACGCTGCAGAGCTTGCagagagggggagaggagggggggaGAAGAACTGTGCCGATTTTGCCCCCCGGATCGTCGTTACCCTTGCTTTGGAGGGatctgagctgagctgagctgctgCGAAAGGTGAGTGACCGGATGAACCTGTGGTGCTGGTTGGGGTTCCCTTTCCCCGCAAGATTTTCTGAGGCGAAATTCTCTCTTCctttcccctcctcccccttctGCTGCTTCTTTTCCTCCCAGCCTTTTTTCAGCTGTAGACTCTGCTGAtcatgatggtggtggtgatggtggctGTGCAGCGGAAAGGCTTCTCGTGCTAGTGGAGGCGGCGTGAAATTTCACCCACAAAAGGCTGTCGCGGTGGGTGGGAATTGCTCAATTCCGCTGAGATTCTTGCCTCCGGGTAGCCGTGGGAGGTGAAGATGATTACTTTCGTGGACTCGGCGGCCatggagcgggagcgggagagCGACAAGTGCATGGACCCGCAGCTGTGGcacgcctgcgccggcggcaTGGTCCAGATGCCGGCGGTGCACTCCAAGGTGTACTACTTCCCGCAGGGCCACGCGGAGCACGCGCAGGGCCCCGTCGAGCTCCCCGCCGGCCAGGTCCCGGCCCTCGTCCTCTGCCGCGTCGCTGCCGTCCGCTTCATGGCCGATCCGGACACCGACGAGGTCTTCGCCAAGATCCGCCTCGCCCCCGTCCGGCCCAACGAGTCCGGATACGCTGCCGACGCCGAAGACGCCAttggcgccgccgcgggcgggcAGGAGGACAAGCCCGCGTCCTTCGCCAAGACGCTCACGCAGTCCGACGCCAACAACGGCGGGGGTTTCTCCGTGCCGCGCTACTGCGCCGAGACCATCTTCCCGCGGCTGGACTACTCGGCCGATCCCCCCGTCCAGACCGTGCTCGCCAAGGACGTGCACGGCGTGGTCTGGAAGTTCCGGCACATCTACCGCGGCAcgcctcgccgccacctcctcaccaccgGGTGGAGCACCTTCGTGAACCAGAAGAAGCTCGTCGCCGGGGACTCGATCGTGTTCATGAGGACGGAGAACGGGGACCTCTGCGTCGGCATCCGGCGCGCCAAGAAAGGCGGCATCGGAGGGCCGGAGTTCTTGCATcagccgcctccgccgggcGGCAATTACGGGGGATTCTCCATGTTCTTGAGAGGAGACGAGGACGGCAACAAGATGATGGCCACGAGGGGAAAGGTCAGAGTGCGGGTGCGGCCGGAGGAGGTCGTCGAGGCATCTAAACTCGCCGTGAGTGGCCAACCCTTTGAGGTGGTTTACTACCCGAGGGCGAGCACGCCGGAGTTCTGCGTGAAGGCGGGGGCTGTCCGAGCGGCGATGCGCACCCAGTGGTGCGCCGGCATGAGGTTCAAGATGGCCTTTGAGACGGAGGACTCGTCCAGGATCAGCTGGTTCATGGGCACGGTCTCGGCCGTGCAGGTGGCTGACCCCATCAGATGGCCCAACTCACCTTGGAGGCTTCTTCAGGTAGATCTCCATAACTGTCAATGTACTCTCAAGGACGGCATCTCAAAATTCCATCATCTTACTCTACTTGATGCTTAGGAGTGTGCAGAGTTTTTTCACAAATCACAATGCTGATCACTTGTTTGGGATGGCTTTTGCAGGTCGCTTGGGATGAACCGGACTTGTTACAGAACGTGAAGAGGGTGAGCCCATGGCTGGTTGAGCTTGTCTCGAACATGCCAGCCATTCATCTTTCTCCTTTCTCGCCACCTCGGAAGAAGCTGTGCGTTCCATTGTACCCAGAGCTTCCGCTTGAGGGCCAGTTTCCGACACCGATGTTCCATGGGAGCCCTCTTGGCCGTGGGGTTGGTCCTATGTGCTATTTCCCGGATGGCACTCCTGCAGGCATACAGGGAGCCAGGCATGCTCAATTTGGTATATCTTTATCAGATCTCCACCTTAACAAACTGCAGTCGAGTCTGTCACCTCACGGGCTTCACCATCTCGATCACGGCATGCAGCCGAGGATCGCAGCTGGGCTTATCATCGGCCATCCGGCAGCTCGAGATGATATCTCGTGCTTGCTGACCATTGGCACCCCACAGAACAAGAAATCAGATGTCAAGAAGGCGCCGCCGCAATTGATGCTATTCGGGAAGCCAATACTCACTGAGCAGCAGATATCATTAGGTACTGGTGGGGGCTTCCCGCTGTCAACTCCTAAAAGGAGCCCTTCTGATGACAATGCCGAAAAGACAGTGAGCAACTCCGATATTTCAAGCCCCGGAAGCAATCAAGATGGCACGTCCAGTGGAGGAGCCCCATCGTGCCAAGATAACAAGGTACTTGATCTCGGGTTGGAAACCGGGCACTGCAAGGTATTCATGCAGTCAGAGGATGTTGGGCGCACACTTGACCTCTCTGATGTTGGGTCATATGAGGAGCTATATCAGAGGCTTGCTGACATGTTTGGTATTGAGAAAGCTGAGTTGATGAGTCATGTTTTCTACCGTGATGCATCTGGGGCACTGAAACACACTGGAGATAAGCCTTTCAGGTTCGTATGATTCTGGATTAAAATGTTTGTTTCTGTTCAACATTAGATTTGTTTCATGAATCGTATTAGATGTGTTGTCTTTTGTATTCACAAATAAAATAACTAGACCGTAGCACAATACATGCCTAGCTACTATCTTTCAAGTTTCCTGATACTTTACGCTGCAATGTGTATTTGATAGCCTCGACAAGCTGAGCATTACTAGTGTCCTTGTGTCCATGACCGTGCTAGACTTCTCAATTAgtactacaatttttttttagaatttaccAATTAGTACTATATCTAGACACAGTTATCCTGCAGTACCAAACTCTAGGTGTTCATTCCTTGGAAGCATCCTTATGGTACTTTGACTTAAATTGCTTCAAGCTAGGACTAGGACAATAGTGCATCCAGGCAGTTGGAGGACCCATCATTACCAAGTCTCACCTT
It includes:
- the LOC101784034 gene encoding auxin response factor 18, coding for MITFVDSAAMERERESDKCMDPQLWHACAGGMVQMPAVHSKVYYFPQGHAEHAQGPVELPAGQVPALVLCRVAAVRFMADPDTDEVFAKIRLAPVRPNESGYAADAEDAIGAAAGGQEDKPASFAKTLTQSDANNGGGFSVPRYCAETIFPRLDYSADPPVQTVLAKDVHGVVWKFRHIYRGTPRRHLLTTGWSTFVNQKKLVAGDSIVFMRTENGDLCVGIRRAKKGGIGGPEFLHQPPPPGGNYGGFSMFLRGDEDGNKMMATRGKVRVRVRPEEVVEASKLAVSGQPFEVVYYPRASTPEFCVKAGAVRAAMRTQWCAGMRFKMAFETEDSSRISWFMGTVSAVQVADPIRWPNSPWRLLQVAWDEPDLLQNVKRVSPWLVELVSNMPAIHLSPFSPPRKKLCVPLYPELPLEGQFPTPMFHGSPLGRGVGPMCYFPDGTPAGIQGARHAQFGISLSDLHLNKLQSSLSPHGLHHLDHGMQPRIAAGLIIGHPAARDDISCLLTIGTPQNKKSDVKKAPPQLMLFGKPILTEQQISLGTGGGFPLSTPKRSPSDDNAEKTVSNSDISSPGSNQDGTSSGGAPSCQDNKVLDLGLETGHCKVFMQSEDVGRTLDLSDVGSYEELYQRLADMFGIEKAELMSHVFYRDASGALKHTGDKPFSEFTKTTRRLTILTDTASSDSLAR